Proteins encoded within one genomic window of Mycolicibacterium aubagnense:
- a CDS encoding polyketide cyclase / dehydrase and lipid transport gives MNSIQIADETFVCADPAAVGAAVANPSSWRRWWPDLTLTVIEDRGPAGQRWTVTGALTGTMEVWLEAVMDGVVLHYFLHAEPTGVTGAALAELNLAELNHRRRVAGKDMAFEIKNDLERTRPVGVSRLA, from the coding sequence ATGAACAGCATCCAGATCGCCGACGAGACCTTCGTGTGCGCCGACCCCGCCGCTGTCGGTGCCGCCGTGGCGAACCCGAGCAGCTGGCGGCGATGGTGGCCGGACCTCACGCTGACGGTCATCGAAGACCGCGGTCCGGCGGGCCAGCGGTGGACGGTCACCGGCGCGCTGACCGGGACCATGGAGGTCTGGCTGGAGGCCGTCATGGACGGTGTGGTGCTGCATTACTTCCTGCACGCCGAGCCGACGGGTGTGACGGGCGCGGCGCTGGCGGAGCTGAACCTGGCGGAGCTCAACCATCGGCGCCGGGTGGCCGGTAAGGACATGGCTTTCGAGATCAAGAACGATCTCGAGCGGACCCGCCCGGTGGGCGTGTCCCGGTTGGCCTGA
- a CDS encoding SRPBCC family protein, producing the protein MADKTAQTIYIDADPATVMDVIADIGSYPDWVAEYPETEVLDIYPDGNPKTARMVLDATVLKDTMVFTYQWPADRESVSWSLVSSTLLRALEGTYRLSPKGSGTEVTYELSVDLVIPMIGLLKRKAERRLTDTALKDLKKRVESE; encoded by the coding sequence GTGGCGGACAAGACTGCGCAGACCATCTACATCGACGCCGACCCGGCGACTGTGATGGACGTTATCGCCGACATCGGCTCATATCCCGACTGGGTTGCCGAGTACCCGGAGACCGAGGTCCTCGACATCTACCCCGACGGGAACCCCAAGACGGCCCGCATGGTCCTCGACGCCACGGTGCTCAAGGACACCATGGTGTTCACCTACCAGTGGCCCGCCGACCGCGAGTCGGTGAGCTGGTCCCTGGTATCCAGCACTCTGCTGAGGGCCCTCGAAGGCACATACCGATTGTCGCCCAAGGGTTCTGGCACCGAGGTGACATATGAACTGTCGGTCGATCTGGTGATTCCGATGATCGGATTGCTCAAGCGCAAGGCCGAGCGGCGGCTGACCGACACGGCGCTCAAGGATCTGAAGAAGCGAGTCGAGTCTGAGTGA
- a CDS encoding ArsA family ATPase: protein MSEADPAGRARISLFVGKGGVGKSTVATATAVRDARAGQRVLIVSTDQAHSTGDVLGADVPPTGLRVPTQVPVDDGAGVVVDALALDTLALLEARWREVAAVLVARFPESDVGDVAPEELSALPGIQEVLGLHEVAELAASGDWDHVIVDCASTADAMRMLTLPGAFALYLEKAWPRHRRLSVGLADAKAIAMGALVERLAAATEALGELLDQPDVTAHLVLTPERVVVAEAVRTLASLTLMGVHVSELIVNQVLIQDDSYEYVNLPAHPAFDWYAERIAEQRSMLSDLDAAVGDVRLVLVPHLAGEPIGPKALAELLEASRLRHGAPPPAPPRPIVDRESGSGLAAVYRLRIELPQIDPESLTLGRVDDDLIIGSGGTRRRVPLASVLRRCIVTGASLRGCELTVRFRPDPEVWPT from the coding sequence CTGAGTGAGGCGGACCCTGCTGGGCGTGCCAGGATCAGTCTGTTCGTCGGTAAGGGTGGAGTAGGGAAATCGACGGTGGCCACGGCCACCGCGGTACGTGATGCCCGGGCCGGGCAGCGCGTGCTGATCGTCTCGACGGACCAGGCGCATTCCACCGGTGACGTGCTCGGTGCGGACGTCCCGCCGACCGGCTTGCGAGTGCCTACGCAGGTGCCCGTCGACGACGGCGCCGGCGTCGTCGTCGACGCCCTGGCGCTCGACACCCTCGCGCTGCTGGAGGCGCGGTGGCGTGAGGTGGCTGCGGTGCTGGTCGCGCGTTTCCCGGAATCCGACGTGGGAGATGTTGCACCGGAAGAACTTTCGGCACTGCCGGGAATCCAGGAGGTGCTGGGGCTGCACGAGGTTGCAGAGTTGGCGGCATCGGGTGACTGGGACCACGTGATCGTCGACTGTGCTTCGACCGCCGACGCGATGCGGATGTTGACGCTGCCCGGGGCATTCGCGCTGTACCTGGAGAAGGCCTGGCCACGGCACCGGCGGCTGTCGGTAGGTCTGGCCGACGCGAAGGCGATCGCCATGGGCGCGTTGGTCGAGCGGCTGGCCGCTGCCACCGAGGCGCTGGGCGAGCTGCTGGACCAGCCGGACGTCACCGCGCATCTGGTGCTCACCCCGGAACGGGTGGTGGTGGCCGAGGCGGTGCGGACGCTGGCGTCGCTCACCTTGATGGGCGTGCATGTGTCCGAGCTGATCGTGAATCAGGTTCTGATCCAAGACGATTCGTACGAGTATGTGAACCTGCCGGCACACCCGGCCTTCGACTGGTACGCCGAGCGCATCGCCGAGCAGCGCAGCATGCTCAGCGATCTGGACGCCGCCGTCGGCGATGTGCGGCTGGTGCTGGTGCCGCACCTGGCCGGTGAGCCCATCGGGCCGAAGGCGCTGGCGGAGCTGCTGGAGGCGTCACGGCTGCGCCACGGTGCCCCGCCACCCGCCCCGCCGCGCCCCATCGTCGACCGCGAATCGGGCTCAGGATTGGCCGCCGTCTACCGGCTGCGGATAGAATTGCCGCAAATCGACCCGGAGTCCCTGACTCTGGGCCGCGTCGACGATGACCTGATCATCGGCTCGGGCGGCACCCGGCGCCGGGTCCCGTTGGCATCTGTCCTACGCCGTTGCATTGTGACCGGCGCGTCATTGCGTGGCTGCGAACTGACTGTCCGTTTTCGCCCTGACCCGGAGGTGTGGCCCACGTGA
- a CDS encoding lysophospholipid acyltransferase family protein, whose translation MFFWFYKYILMGPLLRLLGRPKVTGLEYVPDHGPVLLASNHLAVVDSFYLPLVLRRRIFFLAKAEYFTGTGIKGKLIKFFYSSTGQVPIDRTNADSAADALTAAAKILDQGKLLGMYPEGTRSPDGKLYKGKTGLARIALETGIPVIPVAMINTDVVNPPGSKMWHFARVEVKFGKPMDFRRFEGLAGNRFIERAVIDEVMYELMRLSGQEYVDLYAADVKEGKTPPPAIKAG comes from the coding sequence ATGTTCTTCTGGTTCTACAAGTACATCTTGATGGGCCCGTTGCTGCGCCTGCTGGGCCGTCCGAAAGTCACGGGGCTGGAATACGTTCCCGATCATGGCCCGGTCCTGCTGGCCAGTAATCACCTGGCCGTCGTCGACAGCTTCTACCTGCCGCTGGTGCTCCGCCGGCGGATCTTCTTCCTGGCCAAGGCCGAGTACTTCACCGGTACCGGCATCAAGGGCAAGCTGATCAAGTTCTTCTATTCGTCCACCGGCCAGGTCCCGATCGACCGCACCAATGCCGATTCCGCGGCCGACGCGCTGACCGCCGCGGCCAAGATCCTGGATCAGGGCAAGCTGCTCGGCATGTATCCCGAGGGCACCCGGTCTCCGGACGGAAAGCTCTACAAGGGCAAGACCGGCCTGGCCCGCATCGCGCTGGAGACCGGCATCCCCGTCATTCCCGTCGCCATGATCAACACCGATGTCGTGAACCCGCCCGGAAGCAAGATGTGGCACTTCGCCCGCGTCGAGGTCAAGTTCGGCAAGCCGATGGACTTCCGTCGCTTCGAGGGCCTGGCCGGTAACCGGTTCATCGAGCGCGCCGTGATCGACGAGGTCATGTACGAGCTGATGCGGCTGTCCGGCCAGGAGTACGTCGACCTCTACGCGGCCGACGTCAAAGAGGGCAAGACGCCGCCGCCCGCGATCAAAGCGGGTTAG
- a CDS encoding glycosyltransferase 87 family protein: MRIRPGLWPTPAGRLAWRLLQLLATLTLVWGAWRLLGHTPYRIDIDVYRMGGRAWLNNTPLYSESTIFRTEAGIDLPFTYPPLAAIMFAPFAWLPLPGASVAITVTTFALLLVSIVIVLTRLDVWPQSRLGGSALARRCWLAAAIVGPAVLFLEPVRSNFNFGQINVVLMTLVIADCIPRRTPWPRGVLLGVAIALKLTPAVFLLYFLLRRDFRALLTTVASSVVVTLFAFALAWGDSWEYWTRTVRNTDRIGTATLNTNQNISGTLARFGMSATPRFVLWVLLCFAVLALTVWAAHRVLRAGQPVLALMCVAMFGLVVSPVSWSHHWVWALPTMVTVTVVAYRERSATLAAVSAIGAVLLVFTPIRLLPEHHEVDATLWRQVIGSSYVWWGLAVIAAAGTITGRGTPAIDATEHVAPVSATN; this comes from the coding sequence ATGCGTATCAGACCCGGGTTGTGGCCTACCCCCGCCGGACGGCTGGCCTGGCGGCTGTTGCAGTTGCTGGCCACGTTGACGTTGGTCTGGGGCGCGTGGCGGCTGCTGGGTCATACGCCGTACCGGATCGACATCGACGTGTACCGGATGGGCGGCCGCGCCTGGCTGAACAACACCCCGCTGTACAGCGAGAGCACGATCTTCCGTACCGAGGCGGGCATCGACCTGCCATTCACCTACCCGCCGCTGGCCGCGATCATGTTCGCGCCGTTCGCCTGGCTCCCGCTGCCAGGGGCCAGCGTGGCCATCACGGTGACGACGTTCGCGTTGTTGCTGGTGTCCATCGTGATCGTGCTGACCCGGCTGGACGTGTGGCCGCAGTCGCGACTCGGCGGCTCGGCCCTGGCCCGCCGCTGCTGGCTGGCCGCCGCCATCGTCGGACCGGCCGTGCTGTTCCTCGAACCGGTGCGGTCCAACTTCAACTTCGGTCAGATCAACGTCGTCCTGATGACGCTGGTGATCGCCGACTGCATCCCGCGCCGCACGCCGTGGCCCCGCGGCGTCCTGCTCGGGGTGGCCATCGCCCTCAAGCTGACCCCGGCGGTGTTCCTGCTGTACTTCCTGCTGCGTCGCGATTTCCGCGCGCTGCTGACGACGGTGGCGTCGTCGGTCGTGGTCACGCTGTTCGCGTTCGCCCTGGCCTGGGGCGACTCGTGGGAGTACTGGACCAGGACGGTCCGCAACACCGATCGCATCGGTACCGCGACGCTGAACACCAACCAGAACATCTCCGGCACACTGGCCCGGTTCGGGATGTCGGCGACACCGCGATTCGTGCTCTGGGTGCTGCTGTGCTTCGCGGTGCTGGCGCTGACGGTGTGGGCGGCGCATCGGGTGCTCCGCGCGGGGCAACCGGTACTGGCGCTCATGTGCGTGGCGATGTTCGGACTGGTTGTGTCACCGGTGTCGTGGTCGCACCACTGGGTGTGGGCACTGCCGACCATGGTGACCGTCACCGTGGTCGCCTACCGGGAACGCAGCGCCACCCTCGCAGCAGTGAGCGCGATCGGCGCCGTCCTGCTGGTCTTCACCCCGATCCGGCTGCTGCCCGAGCACCACGAGGTCGACGCGACGCTGTGGCGCCAGGTGATCGGCAGCTCGTACGTGTGGTGGGGACTGGCCGTCATCGCCGCAGCGGGCACCATCACCGGCCGCGGGACGCCCGCCATCGACGCGACCGAGCACGTCGCGCCGGTCTCGGCGACGAACTGA
- a CDS encoding polyadenylate-specific 3'-exoribonuclease AS yields MKYFYDTEFIDDGRTIELISIGVVAEDGREYYAVSSEFDPDRAGSWVRKNVLPKLPSPSSKVWRSRRQIRSELEDFFNIDGDEPIELWAWIGAYDHVVLCQLWGPMADLPPTMPRFTRELRQFWEDCGSPRMPPRPRDSHDALVDAQHNLDRYRLIAEMMTAPR; encoded by the coding sequence ATGAAGTACTTCTACGACACGGAATTCATCGACGACGGTCGCACCATCGAGTTGATCTCGATCGGCGTGGTCGCCGAGGACGGCCGCGAGTACTACGCCGTCTCCTCCGAGTTCGATCCGGACCGGGCTGGCTCGTGGGTGCGCAAGAACGTGCTGCCGAAGCTGCCGTCGCCGTCGTCGAAGGTGTGGCGGTCGCGCCGGCAGATCCGCTCGGAGCTCGAGGACTTCTTCAACATCGACGGCGACGAGCCGATCGAGCTGTGGGCCTGGATCGGCGCCTACGACCATGTGGTGTTGTGCCAGCTGTGGGGTCCGATGGCCGACCTGCCGCCGACCATGCCGCGCTTCACCCGGGAGCTGCGGCAGTTCTGGGAGGACTGTGGCAGCCCGCGGATGCCACCGCGGCCGCGCGACTCCCACGATGCGCTGGTCGACGCGCAGCACAACCTGGACCGCTATCGGTTGATCGCCGAGATGATGACGGCGCCCAGGTAA
- a CDS encoding copper resistance CopC/CopD family protein, whose protein sequence is MRSVAALPGVLLAVLLALLLPAPLAHAHAVLVSSDPVDGASLPAAPSRVILTFDEPVRLISGAVQVISATGVRIDQGVRQQSGNTTVELALPPNLPRGSYTATWRLMSADGHEVSGSVTFGVQQAPDAPPEAHQVPASSAASDVARGLRYAGLALSVGVLAAARLVWGWALALRRTRILAGIGWVLLAAATTIDVATTGADTQLYVQAAMLVALAVTTRAGTALFLVIATALAVSVAASGHAAAGADPWLATAITAVHLLAMALWVGGLGVLTLVVLPARRTDELQRWSRVAFGCVAAVLLSGEYQAWRQVSPIESLWSTGYGMALCVKVFLVTLMAALAYLGRRRLTPERLRRTVPLEAALAVLVLLITTVLTGEPPARNTYGPEFTATAPLDQDRQARVHFDTTRHGAIPIDVTVPGATGLRGTLSSAEIASLPVRFTAGPDGRWHSTYATAPRPGLWTLQLTVQFGPNDAAVAGVPFRAW, encoded by the coding sequence TTGAGATCGGTCGCAGCGCTGCCGGGCGTCCTGTTGGCGGTTCTGCTCGCGCTCCTGCTGCCTGCTCCCCTCGCGCACGCGCACGCCGTCCTGGTCTCCAGCGATCCGGTCGACGGTGCCTCCCTGCCGGCTGCGCCAAGCCGGGTCATCCTGACGTTCGATGAACCGGTTCGCCTGATCTCTGGTGCGGTACAGGTGATTTCGGCGACCGGGGTCCGGATTGACCAGGGCGTCCGGCAGCAGTCGGGCAACACCACCGTCGAACTCGCCCTGCCGCCGAACCTGCCTCGCGGCAGCTACACCGCCACATGGCGGCTCATGTCGGCCGACGGCCACGAGGTGTCCGGGTCGGTGACCTTCGGGGTGCAGCAGGCCCCGGATGCGCCGCCGGAGGCCCATCAGGTCCCCGCATCGTCGGCGGCCTCGGACGTCGCCCGCGGCCTCCGGTACGCCGGTCTGGCGTTGAGCGTCGGCGTGCTCGCGGCGGCCCGGCTGGTGTGGGGTTGGGCGCTCGCGCTGCGCAGAACCCGCATCCTAGCCGGCATCGGGTGGGTGCTGCTGGCCGCGGCGACCACCATCGACGTCGCCACCACCGGAGCTGATACGCAGCTCTACGTACAGGCAGCCATGCTCGTCGCACTCGCGGTGACGACCCGCGCCGGTACCGCTCTGTTTCTCGTGATTGCGACGGCGCTCGCGGTCAGCGTCGCCGCTTCCGGACACGCCGCAGCCGGGGCCGACCCGTGGTTGGCCACGGCCATCACCGCCGTGCACCTGCTGGCCATGGCGCTGTGGGTGGGCGGGTTGGGTGTTCTGACGCTGGTCGTCCTGCCGGCGCGCCGGACCGACGAGCTGCAGCGCTGGTCGCGCGTGGCGTTCGGCTGCGTGGCGGCGGTCCTGCTCAGCGGCGAGTATCAGGCGTGGCGGCAGGTGTCGCCCATCGAGTCGCTGTGGTCGACGGGCTATGGAATGGCCTTGTGCGTCAAGGTTTTCCTGGTGACGCTGATGGCCGCCCTGGCGTATCTGGGCCGGCGCAGGCTCACCCCGGAGCGGCTGCGTCGCACCGTGCCGCTGGAAGCCGCGCTCGCTGTGTTGGTGCTGCTGATCACCACGGTGCTGACCGGCGAGCCGCCGGCCCGCAACACCTACGGCCCCGAATTCACCGCCACCGCCCCGCTGGATCAGGACCGGCAGGCACGGGTGCATTTCGACACCACGCGCCACGGTGCCATCCCCATCGACGTGACCGTGCCCGGCGCCACCGGATTGCGCGGCACGCTGTCGAGCGCCGAGATCGCCTCCCTGCCCGTGCGTTTCACCGCAGGCCCCGATGGCCGCTGGCACAGCACGTACGCGACCGCACCACGGCCCGGGCTGTGGACACTGCAGCTGACGGTCCAGTTCGGCCCGAACGACGCCGCCGTCGCCGGCGTGCCGTTCCGCGCCTGGTGA
- a CDS encoding YcnI family protein: protein MPKLFQTFAAVTATTACAVALAAPAAAHVKVTGDATQGGWGVLNFRVPTESDTASTTALLVVLPDDQPIISVSTQQKAGWTATITKKKLPAPQKDDDGVEVTEYVSSVEWKATAPDAPIPPHQFNVFAISAGPLPKVNTLALPAVQTYSDGKTVNWNEKATPGQPEPEHPAPALHLKPAGGGDDRAAAAAPAPATPAWPGLTALAVSVVALLLGIANLASSRRKTTSRPEN, encoded by the coding sequence ATGCCCAAGCTGTTTCAGACTTTCGCCGCCGTCACCGCGACGACGGCCTGCGCCGTCGCCCTGGCCGCGCCGGCCGCCGCCCACGTCAAGGTGACCGGCGACGCCACCCAGGGTGGTTGGGGCGTGCTGAACTTCCGCGTTCCCACCGAGTCGGATACCGCGTCGACCACCGCCTTGCTGGTCGTCCTGCCCGACGACCAGCCGATCATCTCGGTCAGCACCCAGCAGAAGGCGGGCTGGACGGCCACCATCACCAAGAAGAAGCTGCCGGCACCGCAGAAGGACGACGACGGCGTCGAGGTCACCGAGTACGTCTCGTCCGTCGAGTGGAAGGCCACCGCCCCGGACGCGCCCATTCCGCCGCATCAGTTCAACGTCTTCGCCATCTCGGCCGGCCCACTGCCCAAGGTGAACACGCTGGCGCTCCCGGCCGTGCAGACCTACAGCGACGGCAAGACGGTGAATTGGAACGAGAAGGCCACCCCGGGCCAGCCCGAGCCCGAGCACCCGGCCCCGGCCCTGCACCTGAAGCCCGCCGGTGGCGGCGACGACCGCGCCGCAGCCGCTGCCCCGGCGCCCGCGACACCCGCCTGGCCGGGCCTGACAGCGCTGGCCGTGTCGGTGGTCGCGCTGCTGCTGGGCATCGCCAACCTGGCATCGTCCCGGCGAAAGACGACGTCACGACCAGAGAATTGA
- a CDS encoding DUF5134 domain-containing protein, whose protein sequence is MIADSALRWALTAVFAVAALLFVGAGRRVPGQRGVGVLHALASVGMIAMLWPAGMRVSPLLYVLVFTAGALYFAYLALFGFGLPHPVYHCTMMAAMALMSLLMAPNAGVPVATAQASGHHSAHLGHGAVAVTPPSWFTAVCVVLAIGFCAAVLWWFYLLVRGPKRPYADLLMALGMSAAFAVMAV, encoded by the coding sequence GTGATCGCCGACTCCGCCCTGCGCTGGGCGCTGACTGCCGTGTTCGCGGTAGCGGCGCTGCTGTTCGTGGGCGCCGGACGGCGGGTACCCGGGCAGCGCGGCGTCGGGGTACTGCATGCACTGGCGTCGGTGGGCATGATCGCGATGCTCTGGCCGGCCGGCATGCGGGTGTCACCGCTGCTGTACGTCCTGGTGTTCACCGCCGGTGCGCTGTACTTCGCCTACCTCGCACTGTTCGGCTTCGGGCTGCCGCACCCCGTCTACCACTGCACCATGATGGCCGCGATGGCACTGATGAGCCTGCTGATGGCGCCGAATGCCGGCGTTCCGGTAGCGACAGCTCAAGCCTCCGGCCACCACAGTGCACACCTCGGTCACGGTGCCGTCGCGGTGACGCCCCCGAGCTGGTTCACCGCGGTGTGCGTCGTGCTCGCAATCGGATTCTGCGCCGCCGTGCTGTGGTGGTTCTACCTGCTGGTGCGCGGGCCGAAGCGCCCGTACGCCGACCTGCTGATGGCGCTCGGAATGAGCGCCGCCTTCGCTGTCATGGCCGTCTAA
- the sigC gene encoding RNA polymerase sigma factor SigC: MNSRGDDDEVTRLALAAGRGDRAALEQFIKATQRDVWRTVAYLDEPGSADDLTQETYLRALGSLSRFRGRSTARTWLLSIARRVVVDHIRRKQCRPRSSAAIEPETVIDMHQPTARFEDIVEIRMLLDGVDSDRREALLLTQVLGLSYAEAAEICGCPVGTIRSRVARARDDLLRAANQDQSAG, encoded by the coding sequence GTGAACAGCCGCGGCGACGACGACGAAGTGACGCGCCTGGCGCTGGCCGCCGGTCGGGGTGATCGCGCCGCGTTGGAGCAGTTCATCAAGGCTACCCAGCGCGATGTCTGGCGCACCGTCGCGTATCTCGACGAGCCCGGCAGCGCCGACGATCTGACGCAGGAGACCTATCTGCGGGCGCTCGGTTCGCTGTCCCGGTTCCGCGGCCGCTCGACGGCCCGCACCTGGCTGTTGTCGATCGCGCGCCGGGTCGTCGTCGACCACATCCGGCGCAAGCAGTGCCGCCCGCGCAGCAGCGCCGCCATCGAGCCAGAGACCGTCATCGACATGCACCAGCCGACGGCGCGGTTCGAGGACATCGTCGAGATCCGGATGCTGCTCGACGGGGTGGACTCCGACCGCCGGGAAGCGCTGCTGTTGACCCAGGTTCTGGGCCTGTCGTACGCCGAAGCCGCCGAAATCTGCGGCTGCCCCGTCGGCACCATCCGCTCCCGGGTCGCCCGGGCCCGCGACGACCTCCTGCGCGCCGCGAACCAGGACCAGAGCGCAGGCTGA
- a CDS encoding heavy metal translocating P-type ATPase produces the protein MMTASSVSTVVGSADDTAAAATAADDVRRVQLDVTGMSCGACAARVERTLNKMPGVRASVNFGTRVATVDVLPDIADTELCDVVRKAGYDAEPRSGVTAGDRDDEDLSHARYLLRRLLVAAVLFVPLADLSVMFAVVPSTRITGWQWILTALALPVVTWAAWPFHRVALRNARNRAASMETLISVGVTAATVWSLYTMFVGHHATSSTGIWQALAGSDAIYFEVAAGVTVFVLAGRYFEARAKSKAGSALRALAALSAKNVSILLADGTEMVIPAEELAEQQKFVVRPGQTIAADGLVVEGSAAVDTSVMTGEAKPVRATPGSSVIGGTIVLDGRLIVEAAAVGADTQFAGMVRLVEEAQAQKAETQRLADRISSVFVPCVFGIAALTALGWALAGAGPDKVFAAALAVLVIACPCALGLATPTAMMVASGRGAQLGIFLKGHRSLEAIRAVDTVVFDKTGTLTTGHLAVTAVTAVDGWENEDVLALAAAVESASEHAVAVAITTAAPEHSLDHKAVTDFQAVPGRGAVGIVGEREVRIGKPSWVAGRTAVPAALAEARRGAESRGETVVFVAVDGELCGAVAVADAVRESAVGAIAALHERGLKTILLTGDNPAAAAAVGAAVGIDDVIADVLPDGKVDVIQQLRDRGRMVAMVGDGINDGPALACSDLGLAIGRGTDVAIGAADIILVRDSLDSVPQALDLAKATMRTIQMNLVWAFGYNIAAIPVAAAGLLNPLIAGGAMAFSSFFVVSNSLRLRNFR, from the coding sequence ATGATGACGGCCAGCTCGGTCAGCACAGTGGTTGGCAGCGCCGACGACACGGCGGCCGCTGCCACGGCTGCCGACGATGTGCGTCGGGTGCAACTCGACGTGACCGGCATGTCATGTGGCGCCTGCGCCGCGCGGGTCGAGCGGACGCTCAACAAGATGCCGGGCGTCCGTGCCTCCGTGAACTTCGGCACCCGCGTGGCGACGGTCGACGTGCTCCCCGACATCGCCGACACCGAGCTGTGCGACGTGGTCCGCAAGGCCGGCTATGACGCCGAGCCCCGCTCCGGCGTGACTGCCGGGGACCGCGATGACGAAGACCTGTCGCACGCCCGGTACCTGCTGCGCCGCCTCCTCGTGGCCGCCGTGCTGTTCGTCCCGCTGGCCGACCTGTCGGTGATGTTCGCCGTCGTACCGAGCACCCGTATCACCGGGTGGCAGTGGATCCTCACCGCCCTCGCCCTGCCGGTCGTGACGTGGGCGGCCTGGCCGTTCCACCGCGTGGCGTTGCGCAACGCCCGCAACCGGGCCGCCTCCATGGAGACGCTGATCTCGGTCGGCGTGACCGCTGCCACGGTCTGGTCGCTCTACACGATGTTCGTGGGACACCACGCCACCAGCAGCACCGGCATCTGGCAGGCGCTGGCCGGCAGCGACGCGATCTACTTCGAGGTCGCCGCGGGCGTCACGGTGTTCGTGCTGGCCGGCCGCTACTTCGAGGCTCGCGCCAAGTCCAAGGCCGGCAGTGCGTTGCGGGCGCTCGCGGCGCTGAGCGCGAAGAACGTGTCGATCCTGCTGGCCGACGGCACCGAGATGGTCATCCCGGCAGAGGAGCTCGCCGAACAGCAGAAATTCGTCGTGCGCCCCGGCCAGACCATCGCGGCCGACGGGCTTGTGGTCGAGGGCTCGGCCGCCGTCGACACCAGCGTCATGACCGGTGAGGCCAAGCCGGTGCGGGCGACGCCGGGTAGCAGCGTCATCGGCGGCACGATCGTGCTCGACGGCCGGCTCATCGTGGAAGCCGCCGCGGTCGGCGCAGACACCCAGTTCGCCGGCATGGTGCGGCTGGTCGAGGAAGCGCAGGCCCAGAAGGCCGAAACGCAGCGCCTCGCCGACCGCATCTCCTCGGTGTTCGTGCCATGCGTCTTCGGCATCGCCGCACTGACCGCGCTGGGCTGGGCACTGGCCGGTGCGGGACCGGACAAGGTGTTCGCCGCGGCGCTCGCGGTCCTGGTCATCGCCTGCCCGTGTGCGCTGGGCCTGGCCACGCCGACGGCGATGATGGTGGCGTCCGGACGTGGCGCCCAACTCGGCATCTTCCTGAAGGGGCACCGGTCGCTCGAAGCGATCCGGGCCGTCGACACCGTCGTCTTCGACAAGACCGGCACCCTGACCACCGGGCATCTGGCCGTCACCGCGGTCACCGCGGTCGACGGTTGGGAAAACGAGGACGTGCTGGCCCTGGCCGCGGCGGTGGAGTCGGCGTCCGAGCATGCGGTCGCAGTGGCCATCACCACGGCGGCACCGGAGCACAGCCTGGACCACAAGGCGGTCACCGATTTCCAGGCCGTGCCCGGCCGCGGCGCCGTAGGCATCGTGGGGGAGCGCGAGGTGCGCATCGGCAAGCCGTCCTGGGTGGCCGGCCGAACCGCGGTGCCCGCGGCCCTCGCCGAGGCGCGACGCGGCGCGGAATCCCGCGGGGAGACGGTGGTTTTCGTGGCCGTCGACGGCGAGCTGTGCGGTGCCGTCGCGGTGGCCGACGCGGTTCGTGAATCCGCGGTGGGTGCCATCGCCGCGCTGCACGAACGTGGGCTGAAGACCATCCTGCTGACCGGCGACAACCCCGCGGCGGCTGCCGCGGTCGGTGCCGCGGTGGGCATCGACGACGTCATCGCCGACGTGCTCCCGGACGGCAAGGTCGACGTCATCCAGCAGCTGCGCGACCGCGGTCGCATGGTCGCGATGGTGGGGGACGGCATCAACGACGGACCGGCGCTCGCGTGCTCCGACCTGGGGCTGGCCATCGGCCGCGGCACGGACGTGGCGATCGGCGCGGCGGACATCATCCTGGTCCGCGACAGCCTGGACTCGGTGCCGCAGGCCCTGGACCTGGCCAAGGCGACCATGCGCACCATCCAGATGAACCTGGTGTGGGCGTTCGGCTACAACATCGCCGCGATCCCGGTGGCGGCGGCCGGCCTGCTCAACCCACTGATCGCGGGTGGGGCCATGGCCTTCTCATCGTTCTTCGTGGTGTCGAACAGCCTGCGGCTGCGCAACTTCCGGTGA